In a genomic window of Corynebacterium lizhenjunii:
- a CDS encoding HIT family protein, giving the protein MTERTDKPTYVDQGVGVPDRLERLWAPYRMSYITREGGKADVPASARNPFVEIPQLSDEEGLIVARGQWVYCVLNLYPYNAGHMMVVPYRQESELENLTSEESHELFAFAQAAIRVLKRVSGPDAVNAGFNLGRSSGGSVSAHLHMHIVPRWNGDSNFMTIVDGVKVLPQLLQDTRSLLAAAWQELADAAEIPGVARA; this is encoded by the coding sequence GTGACGGAACGTACGGACAAGCCCACCTACGTGGACCAGGGCGTAGGGGTGCCAGACCGCTTGGAGCGGCTGTGGGCGCCCTATCGCATGAGCTACATCACCCGTGAGGGTGGCAAGGCTGACGTTCCGGCCTCAGCCCGGAATCCCTTCGTGGAGATTCCGCAGCTTAGCGATGAAGAAGGCCTCATCGTTGCCCGCGGCCAGTGGGTGTATTGCGTGCTCAACTTGTACCCCTATAACGCAGGGCACATGATGGTGGTGCCTTACCGTCAGGAGTCCGAGCTGGAGAACTTAACGTCCGAAGAATCTCACGAGCTCTTTGCGTTTGCGCAGGCGGCTATCCGGGTGCTCAAGCGGGTCTCTGGGCCGGATGCGGTCAATGCTGGGTTTAACCTGGGCCGTTCGTCTGGCGGGTCTGTCTCTGCCCACTTGCATATGCATATCGTGCCGCGCTGGAATGGGGATTCGAATTTTATGACCATCGTTGATGGCGTCAAGGTGTTGCCGCAGTTGTTGCAGGATACCCGTTCGCTGCTGGCTGCTGCGTGGCAAGAGCTTGCCGATGCCGCCGAAATCCCGGGGGTGGCCCGTGCTTAG
- the pgsA gene encoding phosphatidylinositol phosphate synthase, translating to MLSVHGRKPAAVVVEPVARCFLKLGLTPNAVTVIGTVVTVAIAVVLIPLDHLVAAAVLSGLFAAFDMLDGTMARMTTGGSRFGATLDATCDRITDGALFAAIAMWLVYVDNAHPATVAACLAVLVFSQVISYVKARGEASGFDMVGGLVERPERLIIGLVGIGLEGFGVPWAIEVALWVLVVGSAFTVAQRLLLAQRQDTPARFREDV from the coding sequence GTGCTTAGCGTGCATGGCCGCAAGCCGGCTGCGGTGGTGGTAGAGCCGGTTGCCCGCTGTTTTTTGAAGCTGGGTTTGACCCCGAATGCGGTGACGGTAATTGGCACGGTGGTCACGGTGGCGATTGCGGTGGTGTTGATTCCTCTGGACCATCTGGTGGCCGCCGCCGTGCTCTCCGGGCTCTTTGCCGCCTTTGACATGCTCGATGGAACCATGGCGCGAATGACTACTGGTGGTTCGCGTTTTGGTGCGACATTGGATGCCACCTGTGATCGGATTACCGACGGCGCATTGTTTGCGGCTATAGCGATGTGGTTGGTCTACGTCGACAACGCCCACCCTGCGACGGTGGCTGCTTGCTTGGCGGTGCTGGTGTTTTCCCAGGTTATTTCTTATGTCAAGGCTAGAGGCGAGGCTTCCGGTTTTGACATGGTGGGCGGATTGGTCGAGCGCCCAGAACGGCTGATTATTGGCTTGGTGGGTATTGGCTTGGAGGGCTTTGGGGTGCCCTGGGCCATAGAGGTCGCACTGTGGGTCCTGGTGGTGGGCTCTGCGTTTACGGTAGCCCAACGTTTGTTGCTGGCACAGCGCCAAGACACCCCAGCCCGTTTCAGGGAAGACGTCTAG
- a CDS encoding Dyp-type peroxidase — MAQRVNRRTVLAGSALGVGALAAGCSAEGARRQAGGNGAAESADAPAPAPSSGSPAQLAGAIVPFDGQHQAGVDTASQAHLNLVGFNLLPTAGQREARNLMRLWTEDARALCTAEAPLGSLEPEMVRIPANLTITCGWGEGFFHAAGIDAPEWLGPVKEFSLDQLRPEWGQTDVVLQICGDDAVTTAHAMRHMVRAAKAYAAVAWVQQGFLNAYGALEKGATPRNLFGQKDGTVNPRSPEEFAQQVWIPHGRFAGGTAMVVRRIAMNLDTWEELDRTAREVSVGRDLVEGAPLGAEGEFDPVDLEARDRFGLRAIDPTSHVALAHPPAQAPEQKLLRRPYNYDLAPDEFTRASGQLSNAGLVFICFQQDPRSQFEPIQQRLNDADQLNTWTTHIGSSMYYVPAGTSRDTSWGEHLL; from the coding sequence ATGGCTCAACGGGTTAACCGCCGTACGGTGTTGGCAGGTTCGGCACTGGGGGTGGGCGCCCTGGCAGCTGGGTGCAGCGCTGAGGGGGCACGGAGGCAGGCAGGTGGTAATGGGGCTGCAGAGTCTGCCGATGCCCCCGCCCCCGCACCGTCTTCTGGTTCCCCAGCACAGCTTGCTGGAGCCATTGTGCCCTTTGACGGACAGCACCAAGCGGGAGTAGACACTGCCTCCCAAGCCCACCTAAATTTGGTGGGTTTCAACCTCTTGCCTACTGCTGGGCAGCGGGAGGCGCGCAACCTGATGCGCCTGTGGACAGAGGATGCGCGGGCGTTGTGTACAGCGGAGGCGCCGTTGGGCAGTCTGGAGCCGGAGATGGTGCGCATTCCGGCGAACTTGACCATCACCTGCGGATGGGGAGAAGGATTCTTCCACGCAGCAGGAATTGACGCCCCCGAATGGTTGGGGCCGGTCAAGGAGTTTTCTTTAGACCAGCTGCGCCCGGAGTGGGGACAAACGGATGTCGTGTTGCAGATTTGTGGTGATGACGCCGTGACTACCGCGCACGCCATGCGTCATATGGTGCGTGCGGCTAAGGCTTATGCGGCTGTGGCTTGGGTGCAACAGGGCTTCCTCAATGCTTACGGGGCGCTGGAGAAAGGCGCTACGCCGCGCAACCTCTTTGGGCAAAAGGATGGCACGGTCAATCCGCGCAGCCCGGAGGAGTTTGCGCAGCAAGTGTGGATTCCCCACGGGCGTTTTGCAGGTGGCACTGCGATGGTGGTGCGGCGTATTGCCATGAACCTGGATACGTGGGAGGAGCTGGACCGCACTGCGCGGGAGGTCTCTGTAGGCCGCGATTTGGTTGAAGGCGCTCCGCTGGGGGCGGAGGGAGAGTTTGACCCGGTGGACTTAGAGGCACGCGACCGCTTTGGTTTGCGGGCCATAGACCCCACCTCGCACGTGGCGCTGGCTCACCCACCGGCGCAAGCCCCGGAGCAAAAGCTTTTGCGCAGGCCATATAACTATGACCTGGCGCCGGATGAATTTACCCGGGCTAGTGGGCAGCTGAGCAACGCGGGCTTGGTGTTTATTTGCTTCCAGCAGGACCCGCGCTCACAGTTTGAACCCATTCAACAGCGCCTAAATGATGCCGACCAGCTCAATACCTGGACCACCCACATTGGTTCTTCGATGTATTACGTACCAGCAGGAACCTCGCGTGATACCAGTTGGGGGGAGCACTTGCTCTAG
- a CDS encoding phosphatidylinositol mannoside acyltransferase, translating to MGLRAAFDKQILVSLAYRAGWAVVRWLPRPLAHGLFRVAADVVSHGGKGPEQLRRNLARVVGPENVTRTLVRDSLRSYMRYWCEAFRLPSMHADPTLYAQLLGSVEGLEHLDRSLAQGKGVILALPHSGNWDMAGVFLVGHQGTFSTVAERLRPESLFEAFVRYRQDLGFDVVALTGGHSPFAHLEYRLRAGGVVALLAERDLTRSGVPVEFFGEPAHFAAGPAVLAARTGAALHVVHLWFAPDGWGMKVSAPVEVDSVESTTQRIADGFAANIAAHPEDWHMLQKVWSADLDPRRGKSGA from the coding sequence ATGGGGCTGCGGGCGGCTTTTGATAAGCAGATTTTGGTCTCTCTGGCCTACCGCGCCGGATGGGCGGTAGTGCGCTGGTTACCGCGGCCCCTAGCTCACGGGCTGTTCCGGGTTGCTGCCGATGTGGTATCCCACGGCGGCAAGGGACCAGAGCAGTTGCGCCGCAATTTGGCTCGTGTAGTGGGGCCGGAAAACGTCACCCGAACACTGGTGCGGGATTCCTTGCGTTCCTATATGCGCTACTGGTGCGAGGCCTTCCGGCTTCCCTCCATGCACGCGGATCCCACCTTGTATGCCCAACTTTTAGGGAGCGTGGAGGGCTTGGAGCACCTGGATCGCTCGCTAGCCCAGGGCAAGGGCGTAATTTTAGCGCTGCCGCACTCTGGCAACTGGGATATGGCTGGGGTCTTTTTAGTGGGCCACCAGGGTACCTTTTCTACCGTGGCGGAAAGGCTGCGGCCGGAATCCCTCTTTGAAGCCTTTGTGCGTTACCGCCAAGACTTAGGGTTTGACGTGGTGGCCCTGACGGGTGGGCACAGTCCTTTTGCGCACCTGGAGTATAGATTGCGCGCAGGTGGTGTGGTAGCGCTGTTGGCAGAGCGCGATCTGACGCGCAGCGGGGTCCCGGTGGAGTTCTTTGGGGAGCCAGCCCATTTCGCAGCCGGGCCAGCGGTATTGGCGGCACGTACTGGGGCAGCCCTTCACGTGGTGCACTTATGGTTTGCGCCGGATGGCTGGGGTATGAAGGTGTCTGCTCCTGTGGAGGTGGATTCGGTCGAGTCCACCACGCAACGCATTGCGGACGGCTTTGCGGCGAACATTGCCGCGCACCCGGAGGACTGGCACATGCTGCAGAAGGTGTGGTCCGCGGACCTGGATCCGCGCCGCGGCAAGAGTGGAGCCTAG
- a CDS encoding copper chaperone PCu(A)C — MLNNRLFAVSTLVCAGLALAACSQGDSLNEASQTPEASAAVSTEASASSSAPATSSEHAHAHGDVHMHGAVVRAMEPGSDMTAVFGQLHNGTDEDVTITAVRTSVDAEMTQIHEVVDGVMQELNGGLHLAAGESVELKPGGLHFMLMGVKEPVMAGETVTLTLVTADGQSIEIGEVPVRDMGAGAEGYDDMHHGDHGHGDHGHADHKH, encoded by the coding sequence ATGCTGAATAATCGTCTTTTTGCAGTCTCTACTCTGGTATGTGCCGGTCTGGCGCTGGCAGCTTGTAGCCAGGGCGATAGCCTCAATGAGGCTTCGCAAACCCCGGAGGCTTCGGCTGCGGTGAGCACAGAGGCATCGGCAAGCTCGAGTGCCCCGGCAACCTCCAGTGAGCACGCCCATGCCCACGGTGATGTGCACATGCATGGCGCTGTGGTGCGCGCGATGGAGCCAGGCTCTGACATGACGGCAGTGTTTGGGCAGCTGCACAACGGTACTGATGAGGACGTGACCATTACTGCGGTGCGCACCAGCGTGGATGCGGAGATGACGCAAATCCATGAGGTTGTCGACGGCGTGATGCAGGAGCTCAACGGCGGTCTGCACCTGGCGGCAGGCGAGTCCGTGGAGCTGAAACCGGGCGGGCTGCACTTTATGCTGATGGGAGTCAAGGAGCCGGTGATGGCGGGGGAGACCGTCACGCTGACTCTGGTGACTGCAGATGGCCAGAGCATTGAAATCGGCGAGGTGCCCGTGCGCGACATGGGCGCTGGTGCCGAGGGCTATGACGACATGCACCACGGCGATCACGGTCACGGCGATCACGGGCACGCCGATCACAAGCACTAG
- a CDS encoding copper resistance CopC family protein → MSIVRRTRLSFVAAVGVACMCAPIAAAHDAVIGGNVMQDAPLQEFPREIVLEFSGTPREDFNTFAVSDVDSGEILFDATPTVDQRELRVEVPADIQPGPGNYQVGFSITSSDGHPTKGSVPFSVAGAAATDAQESASGTTTPGTADPAAQNPAAQELDGLSLPAKLAIGLGGIAAVLAVIILLVARGRKNN, encoded by the coding sequence ATGAGCATTGTTCGTCGTACCCGTCTGTCCTTTGTTGCTGCGGTGGGGGTGGCATGCATGTGTGCCCCTATAGCAGCGGCGCATGATGCAGTGATCGGCGGCAATGTTATGCAGGACGCCCCGTTGCAGGAATTCCCCAGGGAAATTGTGTTGGAGTTTTCCGGGACTCCCCGGGAAGACTTCAACACATTCGCTGTCAGTGACGTAGATTCCGGCGAGATTCTTTTTGACGCCACCCCCACGGTGGACCAGCGAGAACTGCGCGTGGAAGTCCCGGCTGATATTCAGCCGGGTCCCGGAAACTACCAGGTGGGTTTCTCCATTACCTCGTCTGATGGGCACCCCACCAAGGGCTCAGTGCCGTTTAGCGTAGCCGGGGCCGCGGCCACGGATGCGCAGGAGTCAGCCAGTGGAACAACAACACCCGGAACAGCTGACCCCGCAGCGCAAAACCCGGCCGCCCAAGAACTAGACGGCCTGTCCCTGCCAGCAAAATTAGCCATTGGCCTGGGCGGTATTGCTGCGGTGCTGGCAGTCATTATTCTGCTCGTGGCTCGTGGCCGTAAGAACAACTAA
- a CDS encoding peptidoglycan recognition protein family protein has product MKNWLTLEPDEVRLLNRHFTPGRGGAQVEFVTIHHMAMVGGLLECWRVWQDREASAHYTIDPRGRIGQAVWDRDTAWSNANAYSNARSISIEHSNSAGAAEDWPISPATLEEGAHLVAAICRFYKLGRPVSGKNVRFHNIESGGITSCPYHLRPGGKYHDTYMRRAQYWYDQRTKPAGTPAPTLKEDSIMERYVKDTKAQLTGSPNLGQYPGWDQLGGRTLVDAVAAIGAKLELDGFKDPKGAK; this is encoded by the coding sequence ATGAAAAACTGGCTGACCCTAGAGCCCGATGAGGTCCGGCTACTCAATCGGCACTTCACCCCGGGACGCGGCGGCGCTCAGGTAGAGTTCGTCACCATCCACCACATGGCTATGGTAGGTGGCCTACTCGAATGCTGGCGGGTCTGGCAAGACCGCGAGGCATCCGCCCACTACACCATCGACCCACGTGGCCGTATCGGGCAAGCCGTCTGGGACCGTGACACCGCATGGTCTAACGCCAACGCCTATTCCAATGCCCGCTCGATTAGCATCGAGCACTCCAATAGCGCCGGAGCGGCGGAGGATTGGCCAATCAGCCCCGCCACATTGGAAGAAGGCGCCCACCTGGTCGCGGCGATCTGCCGCTTCTACAAGCTGGGCCGCCCCGTATCGGGCAAAAATGTTCGCTTCCACAATATCGAGTCCGGCGGGATTACCTCGTGCCCCTACCACCTGCGCCCTGGCGGGAAGTATCACGACACCTACATGCGCCGGGCACAGTACTGGTACGACCAAAGGACCAAACCAGCAGGCACGCCTGCACCAACACTGAAGGAGGATTCCATCATGGAACGCTACGTCAAAGACACCAAGGCCCAACTCACCGGCTCCCCGAACCTGGGCCAATACCCCGGCTGGGACCAACTGGGCGGGCGCACACTAGTCGATGCTGTGGCCGCCATTGGTGCCAAGCTCGAATTGGACGGCTTCAAAGACCCCAAGGGGGCGAAATAA
- a CDS encoding holin yields MSTHFLRDLAERALKTFAQSLLAVLTVGVPVWDLDWHSAIGIASTATIISILTSLASVGAGQPGTASLIDTTPTSGGRHRAGYDE; encoded by the coding sequence ATGAGCACCCACTTTTTGCGTGACCTGGCTGAACGCGCCCTAAAAACCTTCGCCCAATCCCTCCTGGCCGTGCTCACTGTAGGGGTGCCGGTGTGGGATCTTGACTGGCACAGCGCGATAGGTATCGCCAGCACCGCGACCATCATCTCCATACTCACCTCGCTGGCATCGGTGGGGGCAGGCCAGCCGGGCACCGCCTCCCTCATCGACACCACCCCCACCAGTGGGGGACGTCACCGGGCGGGATACGATGAATAA
- the thrS gene encoding threonine--tRNA ligase codes for MAELIPAVPMNHQPFTVPAGTTVGQAMRELELPNKGPEAIVVVRDQEGKLFDLSHTPQEDTVFTPVSACEEQGRAVIRHSAAHVLAQAVQAEFPGTKLGIGPAIDNGFYYDFQTEQPFTPEALKAIEKRMKKIIKQGQKFARGVYSSPEEAAQALAHEPFKLELIQDKGNVDPDSDEATEVGAGELTYYDNVNPRTGEVEWFDLCRGPHLPTTKYIPAFALTRSSAAYWRGDQSKAGLQRIYGTAFESKEALEAYQHLIEEAEKRDHRRLGQELDLFSFPEEIGSGFPVFHPNGAIVRMEMEEHSRRRHIADGYSFVSTPHITKGALFKKSGHLDFYADGMFPPMELDGEYDAEGNCVKQPQDYYAKPMNCPMHNLIFASRGRSYRELPLRLFEFGTVYRYEKSGVVHGLTRARGFTQDDSHIYCTPEQLEEELTKVLDFIISLLKDYGLNDFYLELSTKDPNKYVGSDEIWERSTQTLQAVAQKSGLELVPDPAGAAFYGPKISVQARDAIGRTWQMSTVQLDFNLPERFELEYTASDGSKQRPIMIHRALFGSIERFFGVLLEHYAGAFPAWLAPHQVVGIPVADDFAPHLEAVAAQLRERGIRADVDTSDDRMQKKIRNHTTGKVPFMLLAGARDVEAGAVSFRFLDGTQVNGVPVVEAVDIIERWIRSRDNSAPSAESISALR; via the coding sequence ATGGCGGAACTCATCCCCGCGGTACCGATGAATCACCAGCCCTTCACCGTTCCGGCTGGCACCACAGTGGGGCAGGCGATGCGGGAGCTGGAGCTTCCGAACAAGGGCCCGGAAGCCATCGTGGTCGTTCGTGACCAGGAGGGCAAGCTTTTTGATTTGTCCCATACTCCGCAGGAGGATACCGTCTTTACTCCCGTGTCTGCGTGCGAGGAGCAAGGGCGCGCGGTTATCCGCCACTCTGCAGCGCATGTGCTGGCGCAGGCCGTGCAGGCAGAGTTTCCCGGCACCAAGCTGGGCATTGGTCCCGCTATTGATAATGGCTTCTACTATGACTTCCAAACGGAGCAGCCGTTTACGCCGGAGGCTTTGAAGGCCATTGAGAAGCGGATGAAGAAAATTATCAAGCAGGGCCAGAAGTTTGCCCGCGGCGTATATTCCTCCCCGGAGGAAGCCGCGCAGGCGCTGGCCCACGAGCCCTTCAAGCTGGAGCTTATCCAAGATAAGGGCAACGTGGACCCAGACTCTGATGAGGCCACTGAAGTCGGTGCAGGCGAGCTGACGTATTACGATAACGTCAATCCGCGCACCGGGGAGGTGGAGTGGTTTGATTTGTGCCGCGGGCCGCACCTGCCTACCACGAAGTACATTCCGGCGTTTGCGCTGACGCGCTCGTCTGCCGCGTACTGGCGCGGGGATCAGTCCAAGGCTGGCTTGCAGCGTATTTATGGCACGGCGTTCGAGTCGAAGGAGGCCCTGGAGGCCTACCAGCACTTGATTGAAGAGGCCGAAAAGCGCGACCACCGTCGTCTGGGACAAGAACTGGATTTGTTCTCTTTCCCAGAAGAGATTGGTTCTGGCTTCCCGGTCTTTCACCCCAATGGGGCCATTGTGCGCATGGAGATGGAAGAGCACTCCCGCCGGCGCCACATCGCGGATGGGTATTCCTTTGTCTCTACCCCGCACATCACCAAGGGGGCGCTGTTTAAGAAATCTGGACACCTGGATTTCTATGCGGATGGCATGTTCCCGCCCATGGAGCTCGACGGCGAGTACGACGCGGAAGGCAACTGCGTGAAGCAGCCGCAGGACTACTACGCCAAGCCCATGAACTGCCCCATGCACAACTTGATCTTTGCCTCCCGGGGTCGTTCTTATCGCGAGCTGCCGCTGCGCCTGTTTGAGTTTGGCACGGTGTATCGCTATGAGAAGTCCGGTGTGGTCCATGGACTGACTCGCGCTCGCGGTTTTACCCAGGATGACTCCCATATCTACTGCACCCCGGAGCAGTTGGAAGAGGAGTTGACTAAGGTCCTCGATTTCATCATCTCCTTGCTGAAAGATTACGGGTTGAACGATTTCTACCTCGAGTTGTCTACCAAGGATCCGAATAAGTATGTGGGGTCGGATGAGATTTGGGAGCGCTCCACCCAAACGCTGCAAGCGGTAGCGCAGAAGTCTGGACTGGAGTTGGTCCCGGACCCGGCCGGTGCGGCTTTCTATGGTCCTAAGATCTCTGTGCAGGCGCGCGACGCCATTGGGCGTACGTGGCAGATGTCTACGGTTCAGCTGGATTTCAACTTGCCGGAGCGCTTTGAGCTGGAATATACCGCTTCCGACGGATCCAAGCAGCGCCCAATTATGATTCACCGCGCGCTCTTTGGTTCCATTGAGCGCTTCTTCGGAGTCCTGCTGGAGCACTACGCTGGCGCTTTCCCGGCATGGCTGGCCCCCCACCAGGTGGTGGGCATTCCGGTGGCGGACGACTTTGCCCCCCACCTGGAGGCCGTGGCAGCCCAGTTGCGCGAGCGCGGAATCCGGGCGGATGTGGATACTTCTGATGACCGGATGCAAAAGAAGATCCGCAACCACACCACCGGCAAGGTTCCGTTTATGCTGCTGGCCGGTGCGCGTGATGTGGAGGCGGGGGCAGTGTCTTTCCGCTTCCTTGATGGCACACAGGTCAACGGAGTGCCGGTGGTAGAGGCAGTGGACATTATTGAGCGCTGGATTCGCTCCCGCGACAATAGTGCCCCGAGCGCGGAAAGTATCTCCGCACTGCGGTAG